In the Pseudorasbora parva isolate DD20220531a chromosome 23, ASM2467924v1, whole genome shotgun sequence genome, one interval contains:
- the dhrs13a.2 gene encoding dehydrogenase/reductase SDR family member 13a.2, giving the protein MMRCTDKTAIFDIELYCLLEHTQTGPVREQRRWKERNPGPVYQALARAEYIRTAGRILPVTIMFHLIIVAALIAGLYVFLVETLFKKSKCKGTADMTGKTAIITGGNTGIGKATALDLAGRGVRVILACRNQKKAEAAINDIKKATGSNDILFMKLDLASLTSVRAFAESFLKSESRLDLLINNAGLVADGQTEDGFGIEFGVNHLGHFLLTCLLLDRLKESPAARVITLSSMAYRWGKIDFDSLIATKDLGSGRYSWQFFQAYCNSKLCNVLFTHELAKRMKGTNVTCYSVHPGVVKTELSRHVSLWQKVFIEPIARLLFLDPKTGAQTTLHCAVQEGIEHFSGRYFSCCAVEEVSAKGKDDAVAKKLWEVSERLSGLS; this is encoded by the exons ATGATGAGATGTACAGATAAAACGGCAATCTTTGACATTGAACTGTATTGTTTACTTGAGCACACGCAAACCGGTCCGGTGAGAGAGCAAAGACGGTGGAAGGAAAGAAACCCCGGACCGGTTTATCAGGCTCTGGCCCGAGCGGAGTACATAAGAACAGCCGGCCGAATTTTGCCGGTCACAATCATGTTTCATCTCATTATCGTCGCTGCTCTCATCGCAGGTCTTTATGTCTTCTTGGTGGAGACGTTGTTTAAAAAGTCCAAATGTAAAGGAACCGCTGATATGACGGGGAAAACGGCGATTATTACAG GCGGGAATACTGGTATCGGTAAGGCCACAGCTCTGGATCTGGCTGGTCGTGGAGTCCGAGTAATTCTAGCCTGCAGAAACCAAAAGAAAGCTGAGGCAGCTATAAATGACATCAAGAAG GCCACAGGAAGCAATGATATCCTGTTCATGAAACTTGATCTTGCAAGCCTCACATCTGTGCGAGCTTTTGCTGAGAGCTTCCTCAAATCTGAGTCGAGACTGGATCTGCTCATCAATAATGCAG GTCTTGTTGCGGATGGTCAAACGGAGGATGGTTTTGGCATAGAGTTTGGAGTCAACCATCTTGGGCATTTCCTGCTTACATGTCTTCTGCTGGACCGTCTGAAGGAGAGTCCTGCTGCTCGGGTCATCACTCTATCCTCCATGGCCTATCGCTGGGGCAAGATTGATTTTGATTCTCTTATTGCCACCAAAGACTTGGGGTCTGGGAGATACAGCTGGCAGTTCTTCCAGGCCTACTGCAACAGCAAACTCTGCAACGTCCTGTTCACTCACGAACTGGCCAAGAGAATGAAGGGCACAAACGTCACCTGCTACAGTGTTCATCCAG GTGTTGTAAAGACAGAGCTCTCCCGTCATGTGAGTCTCTGGCAGAAAGTGTTCATCGAGCCAATAGCTAGACTGCTGTTCCTGGACCCAAAAACCGGAGCCCAAACGACTCTTCATTGTGCCGTTCAGGAAGGAATTGAGCATTTCAGTGGACGTTATTTCTCATGCTGCGCTGTGGAGGAAGTCAGTGCCAAAGGCAAAGACGACGCGGTGGCCAAAAAGCTTTGGGAAGTCAGTGAACGACTGAGCGGCCTTTCATGA
- the dhrs13a.1 gene encoding dehydrogenase/reductase SDR family member 13: MFTVLLICGGLVGFYLLLCVTVLQLPKCKSTAKLHGKTVVVTGANTGIGRATALDLARRGARVILACRDESRAQAAVTHIQRETGNKEVVYMHLDLASLKSVRSFAENFLKKESRLDILINNAGLVVDGKTEDGFGRIFGVNHLGHFLLTVLLLDRLKECGPSRVVTVSSMAHWWGKIDFNCINTHKDLALGNSTLDLLKLYSHSKLCNILFTHELAKRLKGTNVTCYSLHPGAIKTDIGRYGTLWWRLIMAPILLLFFSDVESGAQTSLHCALQEGLEPLSGRYFSACGVRNVPAKARDDATAKKLWEVSERLVGLA, translated from the exons ATGTTTACCGTTCTGCTTATTTGCGGAGGACTCGTAGGGTTTTACCTGCTGCTGTGCGTGACGGTGTTGCAACTGCCAAAATGTAAAAGTACAGCCAAACTGCACGGGAAGACGGTGGTCGTGACTG GAGCAAACACGGGTATCGGCAGGGCCACCGCGCTGGATCTGGCGAGGAGGGGAGCTCGTGTGATTCTAGCCTGCAGGGATGAAAGCAGAGCCCAGGCTGCTGTCACACACATCCAGAGG GAAACAGGAAACAAAGAGGTGGTGTATATGCACTTGGATCTGGCCAGTCTGAAGTCTGTGAGGTCTTTCGCCGAAAACTTTCTCAAGAAAGAATCCAGATTAGACATTCTAATCAACAATGCAG GACTTGTAGTTGACGGCAAGACCGAGGATGGTTTTGGAAGGATCTTTGGCGTCAATCACCTCGGTCACTTCCTGTTAACCGTTCTGCTGCTGGACCGGTTAAAAGAGTGTGGCCCCAGCAGAGTTGTGACTGTGTCTTCAATGGCCCATTGGTGGGGGAAAATTGATTTCAACTGCATCAACACTCATAAAGATTTGGCTCTTGGAAATTCAACACTGGACTTATTGAAGTTGTACAGTCACAGTAAACTCTGCAATATCCTCTTTACACATGAGCTGGCCAAAAGACTCAAAGGCACAAATGTCACCTGCTACAGTCTTCATCCAG GGGCCATAAAAACAGACATCGGTCGTTATGGCACTCTATGGTGGCGGCTGATCATGGCACCGATCCTGCTGCTTTTCTTTTCGGATGTGGAGTCTGGAGCTCAGACGTCTCTTCACTGCGCACTTCAAGAGGGTCTTGAGCCCCTGAGTGGACGCTACTTCTCTGCCTGTGGAGTGAGGAATGTTCCTGCTAAAGCCAGAGATGATGCAACTGCCAAAAAACTTTGGGAAGTCAGCGAGAGGCTTGTTGGTTTAGCATGA